One window from the genome of Chitinivorax sp. PXF-14 encodes:
- a CDS encoding methyl-accepting chemotaxis protein codes for MQSRKDVIKGLARIRGLKVSHRLIFLVTVLLALLMAVSALSGIGISRANLATRTTYQDQLVPMVGLGKSINEINEAKTKLYLALETQYVKTADEYFAAIGQHETHVFEQMSTLLKASGDPEATMLYQAFTRRFAEYQKQREQVVNLYKDTMRPDAITLFRGAYMETFNALIDTINATFAYKEKLAKAQYETTEAAATKIRAVSMGIALAGLLIAIPLSFWIIRSITRPLNFAISAAEKIAAGTLTNDIRTTYLDEVGLLLKALAEMQRQLQAMIRNMGTTSGELSQSSEALAHAYHNIEDGSSRQSEAAASIASSVQGMGASFEQAHDRAESARQRSAEAVELAHNGQSVLAAATAEIDRMARAVNDSVEGIARLEQHSQEISGIAGVIKEIADQTNLLALNAAIEAARAGEYGRGFAVVADEVRKLAEKTTQATNSIQSVVHTVQQETASVATDMKSGARQVSVGIGHINELVPAFQNLARGAETAERDLVELVSSTRAQLQTSTDIVKSVGRIAEMSDASNREIDKTNPIVAELERHAKALEVAVKRFVV; via the coding sequence ATGCAAAGTAGAAAAGACGTCATCAAGGGTTTGGCCAGGATACGGGGGCTCAAGGTCAGTCACCGGCTGATCTTCCTGGTTACCGTGCTGCTTGCGTTGTTGATGGCCGTCAGCGCGCTCTCGGGCATCGGCATCAGCCGCGCCAATCTGGCGACTCGTACCACGTATCAGGATCAGCTCGTGCCGATGGTTGGGCTAGGCAAGTCGATCAACGAGATCAACGAGGCCAAGACCAAGCTCTATCTGGCGCTGGAAACCCAATATGTGAAAACCGCGGATGAGTATTTTGCGGCGATCGGGCAGCATGAAACGCATGTATTCGAGCAAATGTCGACGCTGCTCAAGGCAAGCGGCGACCCGGAGGCCACCATGCTGTATCAGGCCTTTACGCGGCGTTTCGCCGAATACCAGAAACAGCGCGAGCAGGTGGTCAATCTATACAAGGACACCATGCGCCCCGACGCAATCACCCTGTTTCGCGGTGCCTATATGGAGACCTTCAATGCCCTGATCGACACCATCAACGCCACCTTTGCCTACAAGGAAAAGCTGGCCAAGGCACAGTACGAAACAACGGAGGCCGCGGCAACCAAGATCAGGGCCGTCAGCATGGGGATTGCCCTGGCCGGCCTGCTGATCGCCATCCCGCTGTCGTTCTGGATCATCCGTTCAATCACGCGCCCGCTCAATTTCGCGATTTCCGCCGCGGAAAAGATTGCGGCTGGCACGTTGACCAATGACATCCGCACGACCTACCTCGATGAGGTGGGCCTGCTACTGAAGGCGTTGGCGGAGATGCAGAGGCAACTGCAGGCAATGATACGCAATATGGGCACAACGTCGGGTGAGCTGAGCCAATCGTCCGAGGCGCTGGCCCATGCCTACCACAATATCGAGGATGGCTCCTCGCGCCAGAGCGAGGCGGCTGCCTCCATTGCCTCGTCGGTCCAGGGCATGGGGGCCAGTTTCGAGCAGGCCCATGACCGGGCCGAATCGGCGCGTCAGCGCTCGGCCGAAGCCGTGGAGCTCGCGCATAACGGACAATCGGTGCTGGCGGCCGCAACAGCCGAGATCGACCGCATGGCGCGTGCCGTCAACGACTCGGTCGAGGGGATCGCGCGGCTGGAACAGCATTCGCAGGAGATCAGCGGTATCGCCGGCGTGATCAAAGAGATCGCCGACCAGACCAACCTGCTCGCCCTCAATGCCGCAATCGAGGCGGCGCGTGCCGGCGAGTATGGCCGCGGGTTTGCCGTGGTGGCGGACGAGGTCAGAAAGCTGGCGGAGAAGACTACGCAGGCGACCAACAGCATCCAGTCCGTGGTGCATACCGTCCAGCAGGAGACCGCCTCGGTGGCCACGGACATGAAGTCGGGCGCACGCCAGGTGAGTGTCGGTATCGGCCATATCAACGAGCTCGTGCCGGCCTTCCAGAACCTGGCGCGTGGTGCGGAGACGGCGGAGCGTGACCTGGTCGAGCTTGTATCGAGCACGCGTGCCCAGCTGCAGACCAGCACCGACATCGTCAAGTCAGTTGGGCGTATCGCCGAGATGTCGGATGCGAGCAACCGTGAGATCGACAAGACCAATCCCATCGTGGCCGAGCTGGAGCGCCATGCGAAGGCGCTGGAAGTGGCGGTGAAGCGCTTTGTCGTCTAG
- the trxB gene encoding thioredoxin-disulfide reductase has product MTAKHSRLLILGSGPAGYTAAVYAARANLKPTLITGLAQGGQLMTTTDVDNWPADAAGIQGPELMQRFQQHAERFGTDMIFDHIHTAKLTEKPIRLIGDSGEYTCDALIISTGASAQYLGLDSEQAFMGKGVSGCATCDGFFYRNQKVCVVGGGNTAVEEALYLANIAGHVTLIHRRDTFRAEKILIDHLQEKVEAGKITLELNHTLDEVLGDQTGVTGVRIKSTTDGTSKTLELTGCFIAIGHKPNTDIFAGQIEMENGYIITKGGRSGNATATNIPGVFAAGDVQDHIYRQAVTSAASGCQAALDADKYLAALDK; this is encoded by the coding sequence ATGACCGCCAAGCACTCCCGCCTGCTGATTCTCGGCTCCGGCCCCGCCGGCTACACCGCAGCCGTCTATGCTGCACGCGCCAACCTGAAGCCCACGCTGATCACCGGCCTGGCCCAGGGTGGCCAGCTGATGACGACCACCGATGTGGACAACTGGCCCGCCGACGCCGCAGGGATACAGGGTCCCGAGCTGATGCAGCGCTTCCAGCAACATGCTGAGCGCTTCGGCACCGACATGATCTTCGACCACATCCATACCGCCAAGCTGACCGAAAAACCGATTCGCCTGATTGGCGACAGCGGCGAGTACACCTGCGATGCGCTGATCATCTCCACCGGCGCGTCGGCCCAGTACCTGGGCCTCGACTCCGAACAGGCCTTCATGGGCAAGGGCGTGTCCGGCTGCGCCACCTGCGATGGTTTCTTCTACCGCAACCAGAAGGTTTGCGTGGTTGGCGGCGGCAACACAGCAGTTGAAGAAGCGCTTTACCTGGCCAATATCGCCGGCCACGTCACGCTGATTCACCGCCGCGATACCTTCCGCGCGGAGAAGATACTGATCGATCACCTGCAGGAAAAGGTCGAGGCCGGCAAAATCACGCTGGAATTGAATCACACGCTGGATGAGGTGCTGGGCGACCAGACCGGCGTCACCGGCGTACGCATCAAATCCACGACCGACGGTACAAGCAAGACATTGGAGCTGACCGGCTGCTTCATCGCGATCGGCCACAAGCCCAATACCGACATCTTCGCTGGCCAGATCGAGATGGAAAACGGCTACATCATCACCAAGGGCGGCCGCAGCGGCAACGCCACAGCGACGAACATCCCCGGCGTGTTCGCCGCGGGCGACGTGCAGGACCACATCTACCGCCAGGCGGTGACCAGCGCCGCATCGGGTTGCCAGGCGGCGCTCGACGCAGACAAATACCTCGCCGCGCTCGACAAGTAA
- a CDS encoding DUF3149 domain-containing protein, translated as MELWKELLSSDVGIMSAIVIATIIGMAGYYAWYFHKMVVDAEKNQNKRS; from the coding sequence ATGGAATTGTGGAAAGAACTGCTGTCATCCGACGTAGGCATCATGAGCGCCATCGTCATTGCCACCATCATCGGGATGGCGGGCTACTATGCTTGGTACTTCCACAAAATGGTCGTCGACGCAGAAAAAAATCAGAACAAACGTAGCTGA